Proteins co-encoded in one Candidatus Woesearchaeota archaeon genomic window:
- a CDS encoding HEPN domain-containing protein, translated as MENKKLHWCFGLKDGLKIEEPSERLAKSYLEEAKASLKRAEKNFADGDLLWTTVVIYYAEYYALYSFLQRIGIKCENHTCSILATSILLGEDVVNTINTHKNKRIDAQYYMRVDKQEEVATMLRDAKVFVIQFDAQVSGLSENDIGAFRKKIL; from the coding sequence ATGGAGAATAAAAAATTGCACTGGTGTTTTGGACTAAAAGATGGTCTGAAAATTGAAGAGCCGAGCGAACGGCTTGCAAAATCATACTTAGAAGAAGCAAAAGCGTCTTTGAAGCGAGCAGAGAAGAATTTTGCTGATGGAGATTTACTCTGGACAACTGTTGTTATTTATTACGCTGAATACTATGCACTCTATTCTTTTCTTCAACGAATTGGGATAAAATGTGAGAATCATACGTGCTCTATCTTGGCTACGAGTATTCTTCTTGGGGAAGACGTAGTAAACACAATAAATACGCACAAAAACAAACGCATTGACGCACAGTATTACATGCGCGTGGATAAACAAGAAGAAGTTGCAACGATGTTGCGAGATGCAAAAGTATTTGTTATTCAGTTTGACGCGCAAGTGAGTGGGCTTAGTGAGAATGATATTGGAGCGTTTAGGAAGAAGATCCTTTAA
- a CDS encoding nucleotidyltransferase domain-containing protein translates to MYLKRNSELDVLQLYLKDYKKKFYLREISVLTKIPLKTTQNIVGALENAKILKSTIEGKNKYFALHLDTLETKWSLTHAELYKTQLFLRKYPLFSTFLKALHTEGIIVLFGSFARGTATKDSDCDLLILSDKKEELSLHLLPYKVHDIRMTLESYKKAKDETLIKEIEDNHIIFNNHSTYVNIKWRKYGE, encoded by the coding sequence ATGTACCTAAAAAGAAACAGCGAATTGGATGTCTTGCAACTGTATCTCAAAGATTATAAGAAGAAATTTTATTTGCGGGAGATAAGTGTCTTAACAAAAATACCTTTGAAAACCACACAAAATATTGTTGGAGCACTGGAAAATGCAAAGATTCTCAAAAGCACGATTGAAGGCAAAAATAAATACTTTGCACTGCATCTTGATACCTTGGAGACAAAATGGTCTCTTACTCATGCAGAACTCTACAAAACGCAGCTTTTCTTGAGAAAGTATCCCCTTTTTAGTACCTTTCTTAAGGCATTACATACGGAGGGAATTATTGTTCTTTTCGGAAGCTTTGCGAGAGGAACTGCAACGAAAGATTCTGATTGTGATCTTTTGATACTTTCTGATAAAAAAGAAGAACTATCCTTGCATTTATTGCCGTACAAAGTACATGACATACGAATGACGCTTGAATCGTACAAAAAGGCAAAAGACGAAACATTAATCAAAGAAATAGAAGATAATCACATTATTTTTAATAATCATTCAACATATGTCAATATTAAGTGGAGGAAATATGGAGAATAA
- a CDS encoding PIN domain-containing protein, whose protein sequence is MKRILLDTNVYGRLMEDKEFLSRLLILVPSFFVVYGSTIIRQELRDISKKAKFQGKSKRTFALSVYDAFIRKENHTLQNTDLILLIAHKYFEAYKQKKGSFSFDELLVDFTLVALASFHKLDLIVSNDKRTMVSDKAKAAFSQVNTQYQLRTPEFYTYENFKKYVGGNQLR, encoded by the coding sequence ATGAAACGAATACTGCTCGATACAAATGTGTATGGAAGATTAATGGAAGATAAGGAATTTTTGTCTCGATTACTGATATTAGTCCCTTCTTTCTTTGTGGTATATGGTTCTACTATTATTAGGCAGGAGTTGCGTGACATTTCTAAAAAGGCAAAATTTCAGGGAAAAAGTAAAAGAACATTTGCGCTTTCTGTTTACGATGCTTTTATTAGAAAAGAGAACCACACACTCCAAAACACAGATCTTATTCTTCTCATTGCGCATAAATATTTTGAAGCATATAAACAAAAAAAAGGAAGCTTCTCCTTTGATGAGTTGCTTGTTGACTTTACGCTTGTTGCTCTTGCGTCATTTCATAAATTAGATCTTATTGTTTCTAATGATAAGAGAACTATGGTATCAGATAAAGCGAAGGCAGCATTTTCTCAAGTAAACACTCAATATCAATTAAGAACTCCTGAATTT